A window of the Acanthochromis polyacanthus isolate Apoly-LR-REF ecotype Palm Island chromosome 10, KAUST_Apoly_ChrSc, whole genome shotgun sequence genome harbors these coding sequences:
- the LOC110970136 gene encoding polyadenylate-binding protein-interacting protein 2 — translation MKDPSISNAAPNMTISNEVILSNQFNNEDDPFAEYMWMENEEEFNRQVEEELWEEEFIERCFQEMLEEEEQWEWFIPSRDLPSQTVSQLQEQIGLLVLDADVHADADFDVVVNSSLNPNAKEFTPGIQKHVM, via the exons ATGAAAGACCCGAGCATCAGCAACGCCGCCCCGAACATGACGATCAGCAACGAGGTGATCCTGAGCAACCAGTTCAACAACGAGGACGACCCATTCGCAGAGTACATGTGGATGGAGAACGAGGAGGAGTTCAACAGACAG gtggaggaggagctgtggGAGGAGGAGTTCATCGAGCGCTGCTTCCAGGagatgctggaggaggaggagcagtggGAGTGGTTCATCCCATCCAGAGACCTCCCCTCTCAGACCGTCAGCCAGCTGCAGGAGCAGATCGGCCTCCTGGTCCTGGACGCAGACGTCCACGCCGACGCCGACTTCGATGTTGTG GTGAACAGCAGTCTGAACCCCAACGCCAAGGAGTTCACTCCGGGCATCCAGAAACATGTCATGTGA